One part of the Deltaproteobacteria bacterium genome encodes these proteins:
- a CDS encoding tetratricopeptide repeat protein, translated as MTWLTAPPRIRRFTRHQLAQHWAASAVAVLLILTSVAMIIGVPIGATLHVYFGLAGAGLLLFHALYLVGVGIRTDVPLEKVAFLPSREDRGAIRSGTTHRSPAGKYSPAEKADYFGIVLWSTLVAATGVLLYRPTMFGIPSFAAYAWVRTVHAGCAAAWLIHLSTVHVSGRWFGETTGLRNAILSGTVPLEEAERRRGWIADLVAAGVLVPVPEEVVPEERKESQRVRDLLEEGNRLAREGDFGGACTVYEDALRLFPDYSQARYNLAVALTRGGKRTEAREQLLRFIEMDPFNPMTEKAREMLVALGNGEPE; from the coding sequence TTGACCTGGCTGACCGCGCCTCCGAGGATCCGCCGGTTCACCCGGCACCAGCTCGCGCAGCACTGGGCGGCATCCGCCGTTGCCGTGCTCCTGATCCTGACATCCGTTGCGATGATCATCGGGGTGCCGATCGGCGCAACACTCCACGTCTACTTCGGACTGGCGGGCGCCGGGCTGCTGCTTTTCCATGCGTTGTACCTCGTGGGAGTCGGGATCCGCACGGACGTTCCTTTGGAAAAGGTCGCCTTCCTCCCGTCGCGCGAGGACCGGGGGGCGATCCGCAGCGGAACCACGCATCGGTCGCCGGCGGGGAAATACTCTCCCGCGGAAAAGGCCGACTATTTCGGAATCGTCCTCTGGTCCACGCTCGTCGCGGCGACGGGCGTGCTCCTGTATCGTCCGACGATGTTCGGGATTCCATCATTCGCCGCCTACGCATGGGTGCGGACGGTCCATGCCGGGTGTGCGGCCGCCTGGCTGATCCATCTTTCGACGGTCCACGTGTCCGGGAGGTGGTTCGGCGAGACGACCGGCCTCCGCAACGCGATCCTGTCCGGAACGGTCCCCCTCGAGGAAGCGGAAAGAAGAAGGGGGTGGATTGCCGATCTCGTGGCCGCGGGCGTCCTGGTTCCGGTCCCCGAGGAAGTCGTCCCCGAAGAGCGCAAGGAGTCGCAGAGGGTGAGGGACCTCCTCGAGGAGGGGAACCGTCTCGCGCGGGAGGGGGATTTCGGGGGAGCCTGCACGGTGTACGAGGACGCGCTGCGGCTGTTCCCGGACTACTCGCAGGCGCGCTACAACCTGGCGGTCGCGTTGACGAGAGGCGGGAAACGGACCGAGGCGAGGGAGCAGCTCCTCCGGTTCATCGAAATGGACCCGTTCAATCCGATGACGGAAAAGGCGCGGGAAATGCTGGTCGCCCTCGGGAACGGGGAGCCGGAATGA
- a CDS encoding NHL repeat-containing protein has product MAGRRRPMIPAALLAACVLWGHGTAIAAGTEAVRTISRSQGKPFSLPSDVAVDRNGVLFLLESGSRSISIYSPRGEFLREIQGRGTWKDPSAIAVAPDGSIFLADGNSGRVLELELSGRIRREHTAGGNARITGVGLYGSSVFGADNRNHRIVVFRRAGGAPDYWGKRGEGPGELHSPYRLVVDPSGRVFVTDVMNARVQWFSPFGKHLGTLKRFGAGEGRIFRPTGIALDPRGQVWIGDSYTGLVQLFDLNGTFVKGIGARGNPKVFADPVGLAVSESGIWVADQKDNRVGMYGENINAKVRK; this is encoded by the coding sequence ATGGCTGGCCGAAGACGCCCGATGATTCCCGCGGCGCTGCTCGCCGCCTGCGTGCTCTGGGGGCACGGGACCGCGATCGCCGCGGGAACCGAGGCTGTCCGCACGATCTCCAGGTCCCAGGGGAAACCGTTTTCGCTTCCGTCCGATGTGGCGGTGGACCGCAACGGCGTGCTGTTCCTGCTGGAGTCGGGATCCCGTTCGATCTCGATCTACTCTCCCCGCGGGGAGTTCCTGCGGGAGATCCAGGGCAGGGGAACATGGAAGGATCCTTCGGCGATCGCCGTTGCGCCGGACGGGTCCATTTTCCTGGCCGACGGGAATTCCGGAAGAGTCCTCGAACTGGAGCTGTCGGGGAGGATCCGGCGGGAGCACACGGCGGGAGGCAACGCCCGGATCACGGGCGTCGGGCTGTACGGAAGCTCCGTTTTCGGAGCGGACAACCGGAACCACCGCATCGTCGTCTTCCGAAGGGCCGGAGGGGCGCCCGACTATTGGGGGAAGCGGGGGGAGGGGCCGGGGGAGCTCCACTCCCCTTACCGGCTCGTGGTCGACCCTTCCGGGAGAGTGTTCGTCACCGACGTGATGAACGCGCGGGTCCAGTGGTTCTCCCCGTTCGGGAAACACCTGGGTACGTTGAAGCGGTTCGGGGCGGGGGAAGGCAGGATCTTTCGCCCGACGGGGATCGCGCTCGATCCGAGAGGGCAGGTGTGGATCGGGGACAGCTACACGGGGCTGGTCCAGCTGTTCGATCTGAACGGAACGTTCGTGAAAGGGATCGGCGCCCGGGGGAACCCCAAGGTATTCGCGGATCCCGTCGGCCTCGCGGTATCGGAGTCGGGGATATGGGTTGCGGATCAGAAGGACAACCGGGTCGGAATGTACGGGGAAAACATAAACGCAAAGGTGAGAAAATGA